One Oncorhynchus kisutch isolate 150728-3 linkage group LG13, Okis_V2, whole genome shotgun sequence DNA window includes the following coding sequences:
- the LOC109901987 gene encoding atrial natriuretic peptide-converting enzyme isoform X2: METWVLLVFRLLLFVQTAHSKQSCHPVTVDFCQDVGYNTTINPTHQTRDYDLRQLRQIVKTGCSPEVTVFLCGVVSPECVLDDKIPPCSWLCERVKNECEPVLREKGLNWPEKIRCEAYPKQSCANGQEIIPAPNPAGTCEPIILQLCKDLPYKDTAFLCSVYIPECVSGKARPPYRALCELARKDCEVLMNRFGFQWPSQLECDTFPTESCEHCGVTSAPSPEGPCQPITMPLCQGISYNLTAMPNLLGHKKQAEAAVKMAQMEYVLKLTCSVDIRFFLCSVYAPQCVEGEVQRPCRSLCERAKLGCDSVFNKFGMSWPDDLSCESFPEESCVRGDSNPEQLTAEELLVKLKELGHSVRDQSLSLQTAHILLVLEDKDKSGKLDVKEFHNLKHYVSVTKREYSESYEWQNPGFVTEYQMKNALDVRDLSLDDETFNTLWHRYSSGGGIKYDDFMAILTRLKILKARFKSRLISPCDAATDCEVASFSFSQLIQVTIM; the protein is encoded by the exons ATGGAGACTTGGGTCCTGTTGGTCTTCAGATTGTTGCTCTTTGTGCAGACTGCACACAGCAAGCAGTCCTGCCATCCAGTGACCGTGGACTTTTGTCAAGATGTTGGTTACAACACGACCATCAATCCAACCCACCAAACCAGGGACTACGACCTGAGGCAGCTTCGTCAGATCGTGAAGACTGGCTGCTCTCCAGAGGTCACAGTTTTCCTATGTGGCGTTGTCTCACCTGAGTGTGTGTTGGATGACAAGATTCCACCCTGCAGTTGGCTCTGTGAGAGGGTGAAGAATGAATGTGAGCCTGTTCTAAGAGAGAAGGGTCTAAACTGGCCAGAGAAGATCAGATGTGAGGCTTACCCCAAACAATCCTGTGCCAAC GGCCAAGAGATTATCCCTGCACCAAACCCTGCAGGAACCTGTGAGCCAATCATCCTCCAGCTCTGCAAGGACCTGCCCTACAAGGACACT GCTTTCCTGTGCTCCGTCTACATTCCAGAGTGTGTTTCAGGGAAAGCCCGCCCACCCTACAGAGCTCTGTGTGAGCTAGCCAGAAAGGACTGTGAGGTGCTAATGAACAGGTTTGGTTTTCAGTGGCCCAGTCAGTTGGAGTGTGACACCTTCCCAACGGAATCTTGTGAACAT TGTGGGGTGACCAGTGCTCCGTCCCCTGAGGGCCCCTGCCAGCCAATCACCATGCCACTGTGCCAGGGCATCTCCTACAACCTGACGGCCATGCCAAATCTGCTGGGGCACAAAAAACAGGCGGAGGCGGCCGTTAAGATGGCTCAAATGGAGTATGTTTTGAAATTGACTTGTTCTGTGGATATCCGCTTCTTTCTGTGTTCTGTCTATGCACCCCAGTGTGTGGAAGGGGAGGTGCAGCGCCCTTGCAGATCCCTTTGTGAGAGAGCCAAACTGGGGTGTGACAGTGTGTTTAATAAGTTTGGGATGTCCTGGCCTGATGATCTGAGCTGTGAATCCTTTCCAGAGGAGTCATGCGTGAGA GGGGACAGTAATCCCGAG CAACTCACGGCTGAGGAACTCTTGGTCAAGCTGAAAGAACTTGGTCACTCTGTTCGGGACCAAT CACTAAGTCTTCAAACTGCCCACATATTGTTGGTTCTAGAAGAT AAAGACAAATCAGGCAAACTGGATGTGAAAGAATTCCACAACCTAAAGCACTATGTGTCTGTTACCAAGAGAGAGTACTCAGAGTCCTATGAGTGGCAGAACCCAGGGTTCGTCACAGAATACCAGATGAAGAATGCCCTTGATGTCCGTG ATCTTAGTTTGGACGATGAAACGTTCAACACACTATGGCACCGGTACAGCTCTGGTGGAGGGATCAAATACGATGACTTTATGGCCATTCTCACAAGGCTCAAGATCCTGAAGG CTCGCTTTAAATCCCGACTCATTTCACCCTGTGATGCTGCAACAGACTGTGAGGTAGCCAGTTTCTCCTTCAGTCAG TTAATCCAAGTTACCATTATGTAG
- the LOC109901987 gene encoding uncharacterized protein LOC109901987 isoform X3 yields METWVLLVFRLLLFVQTAHSKQSCHPVTVDFCQDVGYNTTINPTHQTRDYDLRQLRQIVKTGCSPEVTVFLCGVVSPECVLDDKIPPCSWLCERVKNECEPVLREKGLNWPEKIRCEAYPKQSCANGQEIIPAPNPAGTCEPIILQLCKDLPYKDTVMPNLLNHSTQEVAGLELYQFYPLVKMQCSPHLQAFLCSVYIPECVSGKARPPYRALCELARKDCEVLMNRFGFQWPSQLECDTFPTESCEHCGVTSAPSPEGPCQPITMPLCQGISYNLTAMPNLLGHKKQAEAAVKMAQMEYVLKLTCSVDIRFFLCSVYAPQCVEGEVQRPCRSLCERAKLGCDSVFNKFGMSWPDDLSCESFPEESCVRGDSNPEQLTAEELLVKLKELGHSVRDQYLSLDDETFNTLWHRYSSGGGIKYDDFMAILTRLKILKARFKSRLISPCDAATDCEVASFSFSQLIQVTIM; encoded by the exons ATGGAGACTTGGGTCCTGTTGGTCTTCAGATTGTTGCTCTTTGTGCAGACTGCACACAGCAAGCAGTCCTGCCATCCAGTGACCGTGGACTTTTGTCAAGATGTTGGTTACAACACGACCATCAATCCAACCCACCAAACCAGGGACTACGACCTGAGGCAGCTTCGTCAGATCGTGAAGACTGGCTGCTCTCCAGAGGTCACAGTTTTCCTATGTGGCGTTGTCTCACCTGAGTGTGTGTTGGATGACAAGATTCCACCCTGCAGTTGGCTCTGTGAGAGGGTGAAGAATGAATGTGAGCCTGTTCTAAGAGAGAAGGGTCTAAACTGGCCAGAGAAGATCAGATGTGAGGCTTACCCCAAACAATCCTGTGCCAAC GGCCAAGAGATTATCCCTGCACCAAACCCTGCAGGAACCTGTGAGCCAATCATCCTCCAGCTCTGCAAGGACCTGCCCTACAAGGACACTGTAATGCCCAACCTATTAAACCACTCCACACAGGAGGTCGCTGGTTTAGAATTGTATCAGTTTTACCCTCTGGTAAAGATGCAGTGTTCTCCTCACCTTCAGGCTTTCCTGTGCTCCGTCTACATTCCAGAGTGTGTTTCAGGGAAAGCCCGCCCACCCTACAGAGCTCTGTGTGAGCTAGCCAGAAAGGACTGTGAGGTGCTAATGAACAGGTTTGGTTTTCAGTGGCCCAGTCAGTTGGAGTGTGACACCTTCCCAACGGAATCTTGTGAACAT TGTGGGGTGACCAGTGCTCCGTCCCCTGAGGGCCCCTGCCAGCCAATCACCATGCCACTGTGCCAGGGCATCTCCTACAACCTGACGGCCATGCCAAATCTGCTGGGGCACAAAAAACAGGCGGAGGCGGCCGTTAAGATGGCTCAAATGGAGTATGTTTTGAAATTGACTTGTTCTGTGGATATCCGCTTCTTTCTGTGTTCTGTCTATGCACCCCAGTGTGTGGAAGGGGAGGTGCAGCGCCCTTGCAGATCCCTTTGTGAGAGAGCCAAACTGGGGTGTGACAGTGTGTTTAATAAGTTTGGGATGTCCTGGCCTGATGATCTGAGCTGTGAATCCTTTCCAGAGGAGTCATGCGTGAGA GGGGACAGTAATCCCGAG CAACTCACGGCTGAGGAACTCTTGGTCAAGCTGAAAGAACTTGGTCACTCTGTTCGGGACCAAT ATCTTAGTTTGGACGATGAAACGTTCAACACACTATGGCACCGGTACAGCTCTGGTGGAGGGATCAAATACGATGACTTTATGGCCATTCTCACAAGGCTCAAGATCCTGAAGG CTCGCTTTAAATCCCGACTCATTTCACCCTGTGATGCTGCAACAGACTGTGAGGTAGCCAGTTTCTCCTTCAGTCAG TTAATCCAAGTTACCATTATGTAG
- the LOC109901987 gene encoding uncharacterized protein LOC109901987 isoform X1 encodes METWVLLVFRLLLFVQTAHSKQSCHPVTVDFCQDVGYNTTINPTHQTRDYDLRQLRQIVKTGCSPEVTVFLCGVVSPECVLDDKIPPCSWLCERVKNECEPVLREKGLNWPEKIRCEAYPKQSCANGQEIIPAPNPAGTCEPIILQLCKDLPYKDTVMPNLLNHSTQEVAGLELYQFYPLVKMQCSPHLQAFLCSVYIPECVSGKARPPYRALCELARKDCEVLMNRFGFQWPSQLECDTFPTESCEHCGVTSAPSPEGPCQPITMPLCQGISYNLTAMPNLLGHKKQAEAAVKMAQMEYVLKLTCSVDIRFFLCSVYAPQCVEGEVQRPCRSLCERAKLGCDSVFNKFGMSWPDDLSCESFPEESCVRGDSNPEQLTAEELLVKLKELGHSVRDQSLSLQTAHILLVLEDKDKSGKLDVKEFHNLKHYVSVTKREYSESYEWQNPGFVTEYQMKNALDVRDLSLDDETFNTLWHRYSSGGGIKYDDFMAILTRLKILKARFKSRLISPCDAATDCEVASFSFSQLIQVTIM; translated from the exons ATGGAGACTTGGGTCCTGTTGGTCTTCAGATTGTTGCTCTTTGTGCAGACTGCACACAGCAAGCAGTCCTGCCATCCAGTGACCGTGGACTTTTGTCAAGATGTTGGTTACAACACGACCATCAATCCAACCCACCAAACCAGGGACTACGACCTGAGGCAGCTTCGTCAGATCGTGAAGACTGGCTGCTCTCCAGAGGTCACAGTTTTCCTATGTGGCGTTGTCTCACCTGAGTGTGTGTTGGATGACAAGATTCCACCCTGCAGTTGGCTCTGTGAGAGGGTGAAGAATGAATGTGAGCCTGTTCTAAGAGAGAAGGGTCTAAACTGGCCAGAGAAGATCAGATGTGAGGCTTACCCCAAACAATCCTGTGCCAAC GGCCAAGAGATTATCCCTGCACCAAACCCTGCAGGAACCTGTGAGCCAATCATCCTCCAGCTCTGCAAGGACCTGCCCTACAAGGACACTGTAATGCCCAACCTATTAAACCACTCCACACAGGAGGTCGCTGGTTTAGAATTGTATCAGTTTTACCCTCTGGTAAAGATGCAGTGTTCTCCTCACCTTCAGGCTTTCCTGTGCTCCGTCTACATTCCAGAGTGTGTTTCAGGGAAAGCCCGCCCACCCTACAGAGCTCTGTGTGAGCTAGCCAGAAAGGACTGTGAGGTGCTAATGAACAGGTTTGGTTTTCAGTGGCCCAGTCAGTTGGAGTGTGACACCTTCCCAACGGAATCTTGTGAACAT TGTGGGGTGACCAGTGCTCCGTCCCCTGAGGGCCCCTGCCAGCCAATCACCATGCCACTGTGCCAGGGCATCTCCTACAACCTGACGGCCATGCCAAATCTGCTGGGGCACAAAAAACAGGCGGAGGCGGCCGTTAAGATGGCTCAAATGGAGTATGTTTTGAAATTGACTTGTTCTGTGGATATCCGCTTCTTTCTGTGTTCTGTCTATGCACCCCAGTGTGTGGAAGGGGAGGTGCAGCGCCCTTGCAGATCCCTTTGTGAGAGAGCCAAACTGGGGTGTGACAGTGTGTTTAATAAGTTTGGGATGTCCTGGCCTGATGATCTGAGCTGTGAATCCTTTCCAGAGGAGTCATGCGTGAGA GGGGACAGTAATCCCGAG CAACTCACGGCTGAGGAACTCTTGGTCAAGCTGAAAGAACTTGGTCACTCTGTTCGGGACCAAT CACTAAGTCTTCAAACTGCCCACATATTGTTGGTTCTAGAAGAT AAAGACAAATCAGGCAAACTGGATGTGAAAGAATTCCACAACCTAAAGCACTATGTGTCTGTTACCAAGAGAGAGTACTCAGAGTCCTATGAGTGGCAGAACCCAGGGTTCGTCACAGAATACCAGATGAAGAATGCCCTTGATGTCCGTG ATCTTAGTTTGGACGATGAAACGTTCAACACACTATGGCACCGGTACAGCTCTGGTGGAGGGATCAAATACGATGACTTTATGGCCATTCTCACAAGGCTCAAGATCCTGAAGG CTCGCTTTAAATCCCGACTCATTTCACCCTGTGATGCTGCAACAGACTGTGAGGTAGCCAGTTTCTCCTTCAGTCAG TTAATCCAAGTTACCATTATGTAG